A stretch of Sphingomicrobium flavum DNA encodes these proteins:
- a CDS encoding acyl-CoA thioesterase, which produces MVEAYHHQIGIEPGDIDHMGHVNNSVYLKWVQEAVVDYWTKIAPADAVAKHLWVALKHEISYRRPTFLDDTVVADVIAERMQGARVFFTTVIKRGEEVVAEAKSVWCCLDSVSQRPARLARDVAKRFLPDL; this is translated from the coding sequence ATGGTTGAGGCGTATCATCATCAGATCGGGATCGAGCCGGGCGACATTGACCATATGGGTCATGTCAACAATTCGGTCTATCTGAAGTGGGTGCAGGAAGCGGTGGTCGATTATTGGACCAAGATCGCGCCGGCCGATGCGGTGGCCAAGCATCTGTGGGTCGCCCTGAAGCATGAGATTAGCTACCGCCGCCCTACCTTCCTCGACGACACCGTCGTTGCTGATGTGATTGCCGAACGCATGCAGGGCGCGCGCGTCTTCTTCACCACCGTCATCAAGCGCGGCGAGGAAGTGGTGGCCGAAGCCAAGAGCGTATGGTGCTGCCTCGACAGCGTGTCCCAGCGCCCGGCAAGGCTGGCGCGCGATGTCGCCAAGCGCTTCCTTCCCGACCTCTAG
- the dapB gene encoding 4-hydroxy-tetrahydrodipicolinate reductase — translation MTVKIALFAPDGRMGQAISAAAPELGAEIVEKGDPADVLVDFSSPAALGDSITMAKRFELPLVVGTTGLGDEQQAMIDEAATEIAILQAANTSLGVALLSDLVERAAKVLGPDGWDVEIVETHHRHKADAPSGTALHLGAAAKRGRGKDMPEERARNGTGLIREAGAIGYAALRGGTVAGDHDVLFLGEHERLILSHRAENRAIFARGAIAAAKYMKLKPAGLYSMHDVISA, via the coding sequence ATGACCGTAAAGATCGCGCTTTTCGCCCCCGACGGCCGCATGGGCCAGGCCATTTCTGCCGCCGCCCCCGAATTGGGCGCCGAAATCGTCGAGAAAGGCGATCCCGCCGACGTGCTGGTCGACTTCTCCTCGCCTGCCGCGCTGGGCGACAGCATCACCATGGCCAAGCGCTTCGAACTGCCGCTGGTGGTGGGCACGACGGGGCTGGGCGATGAGCAACAGGCGATGATCGACGAAGCCGCCACGGAAATTGCCATCCTGCAGGCCGCCAATACCTCTTTGGGCGTGGCGCTGCTGTCGGACCTGGTCGAGCGCGCCGCCAAGGTGCTGGGCCCCGACGGCTGGGACGTCGAAATTGTCGAGACCCATCACCGCCATAAGGCCGACGCCCCCTCGGGCACCGCGCTCCACCTTGGCGCAGCGGCCAAGCGCGGGCGCGGCAAGGACATGCCGGAAGAGCGTGCGCGCAACGGCACTGGCCTCATCCGCGAGGCGGGCGCGATCGGTTATGCGGCGCTGCGCGGCGGCACGGTGGCGGGCGATCATGACGTGCTCTTCCTGGGTGAGCATGAGCGCCTCATCCTGTCCCATCGCGCCGAAAACCGCGCCATCTTCGCCCGCGGCGCCATCGCCGCCGCCAAATATATGAAGCTGAAGCCTGCGGGTCTTTATTCGATGCACGACGTCATCAGCGCGTAG
- the nth gene encoding endonuclease III translates to MKKDDIFEFYRRLAEANPEPETELEFGNAYQLVVAVALSAQSTDIGVNKATRTLFAKVETPQQMLDLGEEALKDHIKTIGLFNTKAKNVIAAARILVDEFGGEVPQERETLEKLPGVGRKTANVVLNCAFGQETFAVDTHIFRVGNRTGLAPGKTVLAVEKKLDKQTPQPFRVGAHHWLILHGRYVCKARTPECWRCEVADLCRFKKKTPQPAKRRTTA, encoded by the coding sequence ATGAAAAAAGACGATATTTTCGAATTTTACCGGCGGCTGGCGGAAGCCAATCCCGAGCCCGAGACCGAGCTTGAATTTGGCAATGCCTATCAGCTGGTCGTCGCCGTTGCCTTGTCGGCGCAGTCGACCGATATCGGCGTCAACAAGGCCACGCGCACTTTATTCGCCAAGGTCGAGACGCCCCAGCAGATGCTCGATCTGGGCGAAGAGGCGCTGAAGGATCACATCAAGACGATCGGCCTGTTCAACACCAAGGCCAAGAATGTGATCGCGGCGGCGCGCATCCTGGTCGATGAATTTGGCGGCGAGGTGCCGCAGGAGCGCGAGACACTGGAAAAACTGCCGGGCGTGGGGCGCAAGACCGCCAATGTGGTGCTCAACTGCGCCTTCGGGCAGGAAACCTTTGCAGTCGACACGCATATCTTCCGCGTCGGCAACCGCACAGGGCTGGCGCCGGGCAAGACGGTTTTGGCGGTGGAAAAGAAGCTCGACAAGCAGACGCCCCAGCCCTTTCGCGTCGGCGCGCATCATTGGCTGATCCTGCATGGCCGCTATGTCTGCAAGGCGCGCACGCCCGAATGTTGGCGCTGCGAGGTGGCGGATCTTTGCCGCTTCAAGAAGAAGACACCGCAGCCAGCAAAGCGTCGCACAACCGCCTAA
- a CDS encoding tetratricopeptide repeat protein, whose amino-acid sequence MMDKVLLAAIALGLSAAAPAHAQDAEVNYPEGSLGFAALMQADYEAAEAQLLKAEGVGRNDAARLINLGQVYAATGRHAEAEVLLKRAAKAKKEYLVLADGSVVDSRDAAKTALAQLEAKSQD is encoded by the coding sequence ATGATGGATAAGGTCTTGCTCGCTGCCATTGCACTGGGTCTGTCAGCGGCGGCTCCGGCCCATGCGCAGGATGCCGAAGTCAACTATCCCGAAGGCTCGCTCGGCTTCGCCGCCCTGATGCAGGCCGATTATGAAGCTGCCGAGGCGCAGCTCCTGAAGGCCGAAGGTGTCGGTCGCAACGATGCCGCCCGCCTGATCAACCTTGGTCAGGTCTATGCCGCCACCGGTCGCCATGCGGAGGCCGAAGTGCTGCTGAAGCGCGCGGCCAAGGCGAAAAAGGAATATTTGGTGCTGGCCGACGGATCGGTGGTGGACAGCCGCGATGCCGCCAAGACCGCGCTGGCCCAGCTGGAAGCCAAGTCGCAGGACTGA
- the alr gene encoding alanine racemase, with protein sequence MTHRPLRLSLSKDALQSNWRWLTATSGVETGAAIKADGYGLGAVEVAKFLHDAGAREFFVSTWDEAQALGPLPEGARLAVLHGLGPDDAAAAAASDARPVLNTLEQVRRWRIAFADRPCDVMVDTGMNRLGLGMDELGALDGLKIDTLHSHLACADEDHDRNALQLQRFCEVKDSVAARQYSLANSAGICLGRDYAFDLVRPGLALYGGIPRAEAVGHIQQVVTPEAQVLQVRTLKAGDSIGYGASFTADRNTPIAILNIGYADGYPRNLSGNGYATFGANLLPLLGRVSMDLVAVDITRGGAWREGDWMPLHFDLPTAADAAGVTQYELLTGLGQRYERRWA encoded by the coding sequence GTGACCCATCGCCCGCTTCGCCTTTCGCTGTCCAAGGATGCGCTTCAGTCCAACTGGCGCTGGCTGACCGCGACGTCTGGGGTCGAAACCGGCGCCGCCATCAAGGCCGATGGCTACGGCCTTGGCGCGGTCGAAGTCGCCAAATTCTTGCATGACGCCGGCGCACGCGAATTTTTCGTATCGACCTGGGATGAGGCGCAGGCGCTGGGGCCCTTACCCGAAGGCGCTCGGCTGGCCGTGCTGCACGGGCTGGGGCCCGACGACGCCGCCGCTGCGGCTGCGAGCGATGCCCGTCCAGTGCTGAATACCCTCGAACAGGTCCGCCGCTGGCGCATCGCTTTTGCCGATCGACCCTGCGACGTCATGGTCGATACCGGCATGAACCGGCTGGGTCTGGGCATGGACGAACTGGGCGCGCTCGATGGCCTGAAGATCGACACGCTGCACAGTCATCTGGCCTGCGCGGATGAAGATCATGACCGCAACGCCCTGCAATTGCAGCGCTTTTGCGAGGTGAAAGACAGCGTCGCCGCGCGGCAATATAGCCTCGCCAACAGCGCGGGCATCTGCCTTGGTCGCGATTATGCCTTCGATCTGGTGCGCCCTGGCCTGGCGCTATACGGCGGTATCCCGCGTGCCGAAGCGGTGGGGCATATCCAGCAGGTGGTGACCCCCGAAGCGCAGGTGCTGCAGGTGCGTACCCTCAAAGCCGGTGACAGCATCGGCTATGGCGCGTCCTTTACCGCAGATCGCAACACCCCAATTGCCATCCTCAACATCGGCTATGCCGATGGTTATCCGCGCAACCTGTCGGGCAATGGCTATGCGACCTTCGGTGCGAACCTGCTGCCGCTCCTGGGCCGGGTATCGATGGATCTGGTCGCGGTCGATATCACGCGCGGCGGGGCGTGGCGCGAAGGTGACTGGATGCCGCTGCATTTCGACCTGCCCACCGCAGCCGACGCTGCCGGCGTCACCCAATATGAACTGCTGACCGGTCTTGGCCAACGCTATGAGCGCCGCTGGGCCTAA
- a CDS encoding GFA family protein, with translation MKIEGGCHCRAVRFEAEVEQPPLPVLACNCSICSATGFLHLIVPHEDFTLLSGSEALTSYRFGTGAAEHLFCSVCGIKSFYQPRSHPEAWSINAHCLDDNLPLAVTQFDGKNWERAKHALDEGEGQS, from the coding sequence ATGAAGATCGAAGGGGGATGCCATTGCCGCGCGGTGCGGTTCGAGGCTGAGGTGGAACAACCGCCGCTGCCCGTGCTGGCCTGCAATTGCTCCATCTGCTCGGCGACAGGCTTCCTGCACCTCATCGTTCCGCATGAGGATTTTACGCTTCTGTCCGGCAGTGAGGCGCTGACTAGCTATCGCTTCGGCACCGGCGCGGCGGAGCATCTCTTCTGTAGCGTCTGCGGGATCAAGAGCTTCTACCAGCCGCGCAGCCACCCCGAGGCATGGAGCATCAACGCCCATTGTCTCGACGATAACCTGCCGCTCGCCGTGACCCAATTTGACGGGAAGAATTGGGAGCGGGCCAAACACGCTCTCGACGAAGGCGAGGGGCAAAGCTAG
- a CDS encoding bifunctional alpha/beta hydrolase/OsmC family protein, producing the protein MITTEPFRFEGKGGTMLDGRLEKPRYGRPRGIAIFAHCFTCGKDSRAATFITRALAAKGVMVLRFDFAGLGGSSGDLSGFATHVADLEAAAAALVELGHSPTLLIGHSLGGAAVIAAAPRIDSVKAVAAIGAPSDTDHVLHHLGDKLEQVEVEGEAMVKIAGRDFCVKKEFVEETRGQLQAEALANLGKALLILHSPTDELVSVDHARANFEAAKHPKSFVSLDHADHLLTRDSDGHYAADVIAAWAGPFIAPMEELVEDRPHAGVVRVSTAGGKFAQHVVTVSHDFIADEPKSYGGNDDGPTPYDLLLGALGTCTAMTIQMYAERKGIRLDHVRVELEHSRDHAEDSMSDVDEGTDRIEVIDKAIDLTGDFTQAQHDRMIEIAEKCPVHRTLLGELHIHSTVVR; encoded by the coding sequence ATGATTACGACCGAACCATTCCGCTTCGAAGGCAAGGGCGGCACGATGCTCGACGGGCGGCTGGAAAAGCCGCGCTACGGGCGACCACGCGGCATCGCCATCTTCGCCCACTGCTTCACCTGCGGCAAGGATAGCCGCGCCGCGACCTTCATCACCCGCGCACTGGCGGCCAAGGGCGTGATGGTACTGCGCTTCGATTTCGCCGGATTGGGCGGCAGTAGCGGAGACCTTTCAGGTTTTGCGACCCATGTCGCGGATCTGGAGGCCGCGGCTGCGGCTCTGGTCGAGCTGGGTCATTCCCCCACATTGCTCATCGGCCACAGCCTCGGCGGCGCCGCGGTCATCGCCGCCGCGCCGCGCATCGACAGTGTGAAAGCCGTCGCTGCCATCGGTGCGCCGTCGGATACCGACCATGTGCTGCACCATCTGGGCGACAAATTGGAGCAAGTGGAGGTCGAAGGCGAGGCGATGGTCAAAATCGCCGGGCGTGACTTCTGCGTGAAAAAGGAATTTGTCGAGGAAACGCGCGGCCAGTTGCAGGCCGAGGCGCTCGCCAATCTGGGCAAGGCGCTGCTCATCCTCCATTCGCCGACCGACGAATTGGTATCGGTCGATCATGCCCGCGCCAATTTCGAGGCGGCCAAGCATCCCAAGAGCTTCGTGTCGCTCGACCATGCCGATCATCTGCTGACGCGCGACAGCGACGGTCATTATGCCGCCGATGTCATCGCCGCCTGGGCCGGGCCCTTCATCGCGCCGATGGAGGAATTGGTCGAAGACCGCCCACATGCCGGCGTGGTGCGCGTTTCCACTGCCGGCGGCAAGTTTGCCCAGCATGTCGTTACCGTCAGCCACGATTTCATCGCCGATGAACCCAAAAGCTATGGCGGCAATGATGATGGACCGACGCCCTACGATCTGTTGCTGGGTGCGCTGGGCACCTGCACGGCGATGACGATCCAGATGTATGCCGAGCGCAAGGGCATCAGGCTCGACCATGTCCGGGTCGAGCTCGAGCATAGCCGCGACCATGCCGAGGATTCGATGTCGGATGTGGACGAAGGCACCGATCGTATCGAAGTGATCGACAAGGCAATCGATCTGACCGGCGATTTCACGCAGGCACAGCATGACCGCATGATCGAGATTGCCGAGAAATGTCCCGTCCATCGCACCCTGCTGGGCGAGCTGCATATCCACAGTACGGTCGTCAGATGA
- a CDS encoding YcxB family protein, with product MSEALPPVDVRLSLGDYFVLHFQAWRHWGTIIGLLLILFTASQVIGPLMEGVPFIYWHYWIDWSFAAILLAVLVAVYFVMPLAQWRSQQKFLERGIRYQISPQGITSELEHQRGTFDWPMIKRVVVKSDRLLLFINRCSAVILPRRVFPSDEEFMRYVRSAKAWHQAAMKGEG from the coding sequence GTGAGCGAGGCGCTGCCGCCAGTCGATGTGCGGCTCAGCCTTGGCGACTATTTTGTGCTTCATTTCCAGGCGTGGCGCCATTGGGGCACGATCATCGGTCTGCTTCTTATTCTCTTCACCGCTAGCCAGGTGATCGGTCCGCTGATGGAAGGCGTGCCCTTCATCTACTGGCATTACTGGATCGATTGGTCCTTTGCGGCCATCCTGCTGGCCGTGCTGGTGGCGGTCTATTTCGTGATGCCGCTGGCGCAATGGCGATCGCAGCAAAAATTTCTGGAACGCGGGATCCGCTACCAGATTTCGCCGCAAGGCATAACGTCCGAGCTTGAACATCAGCGTGGGACGTTCGACTGGCCGATGATCAAGCGTGTTGTCGTCAAATCCGACCGTTTGTTGCTGTTCATCAACAGATGTTCGGCTGTCATCCTGCCGCGTCGGGTCTTCCCGTCCGATGAAGAATTCATGCGCTACGTCAGATCCGCCAAGGCTTGGCATCAGGCGGCAATGAAGGGCGAAGGGTAA
- the glmS gene encoding glutamine--fructose-6-phosphate transaminase (isomerizing), with protein MCGIVGIIGKDAVADRLFDGLKRLEYRGYDSAGICTLSGGDFARRRAQGKLRNLKSELEGDPLPGTVGIAHTRWATHGVPNVPNAHPHIAGKVALVVNGIIENFKPLRDELIADGRDFLSETDSEVVAHLVDREIEAGKSPQDAVAAILSRLHGAFAIAFLFRDHPDLMIGARRGAPLTVGCGEGENYLGSDAIALAPLTQKIAYLEDGDWVIVTRDTFQIYDADNEPVSREVVESGASAAAVEKGNYRHFMQKEIFEQPAVVANTLSSYVRPYDGKVALPDNDLDLAAIDRVTIVACGTSFYAGMVAKYWIEQFARVPVDIDVASEFRYRDPVLEKGSLALFISQSGETADTLAALEHSRACGQVIAAVVNVPTSAMAREADLLLPTHAGPEIGVASTKAFTCQLAVLAAFAANLARAKGKMSEEEERDIVQHLQEAPEAINEALNHDGDIAAMAHLVAPARDVLYLGRGPDYPLALEGALKLKEISYIHAEGYAAGEMKHGPIALIDDEVPVIVLAPSGPLFEKTVSNMQEVRARGGKIIFISDAKGLEEAGDGCVATIEMPTAHPLIQPIVYAVPVQLLAYHVAVLKGTDVDQPRNLAKSVTVE; from the coding sequence ATGTGCGGGATTGTCGGCATTATCGGCAAGGATGCGGTCGCGGACCGCCTGTTCGACGGCCTCAAGCGGCTGGAATATCGCGGTTATGACAGTGCGGGCATCTGCACCTTGTCCGGTGGCGATTTTGCGCGCCGCCGCGCCCAGGGCAAACTGCGCAATCTTAAGAGCGAACTGGAGGGCGATCCGCTGCCCGGCACGGTCGGCATCGCGCATACCCGCTGGGCCACGCATGGCGTGCCCAACGTCCCCAACGCCCACCCGCACATCGCCGGCAAGGTCGCGCTCGTGGTCAACGGCATCATCGAAAATTTCAAGCCGCTGCGCGATGAATTGATCGCCGACGGGCGCGATTTCCTGTCCGAAACCGATAGCGAAGTGGTCGCTCACCTGGTCGACCGCGAGATCGAGGCCGGCAAGAGCCCGCAGGATGCGGTCGCTGCCATCCTGTCGCGCCTGCACGGTGCCTTCGCCATCGCCTTCCTGTTCCGCGACCATCCCGACCTGATGATCGGCGCACGCCGCGGCGCCCCGCTGACTGTGGGCTGCGGCGAGGGCGAAAATTATCTGGGCTCGGACGCCATCGCGCTCGCCCCGCTGACCCAGAAGATTGCTTATCTGGAAGATGGTGACTGGGTCATCGTGACGCGCGACACCTTCCAGATCTACGACGCCGATAACGAACCCGTCTCGCGCGAAGTGGTGGAAAGCGGCGCCTCGGCTGCGGCGGTCGAAAAAGGCAATTATCGCCACTTCATGCAGAAGGAAATTTTCGAGCAGCCGGCCGTCGTCGCCAATACGCTGTCCAGCTATGTGCGCCCCTATGACGGCAAGGTCGCCTTGCCCGACAATGATCTCGATCTCGCTGCCATCGACCGCGTGACGATCGTCGCCTGCGGCACCAGCTTCTATGCCGGCATGGTCGCCAAATATTGGATCGAACAGTTCGCCCGTGTGCCCGTCGATATCGATGTGGCTAGCGAGTTCCGCTACCGCGATCCGGTGCTGGAAAAGGGCAGCTTGGCGCTGTTCATTTCGCAATCTGGCGAGACCGCCGATACGCTTGCGGCGCTCGAACATAGCCGCGCCTGTGGGCAGGTCATCGCCGCCGTGGTCAACGTGCCGACCAGCGCGATGGCGCGCGAGGCCGACTTGCTGCTGCCGACCCATGCCGGCCCCGAAATCGGTGTGGCCTCGACCAAGGCCTTCACCTGCCAGCTCGCCGTGCTCGCCGCCTTTGCCGCCAACCTTGCCCGCGCCAAGGGCAAGATGAGCGAGGAAGAAGAGCGCGACATCGTCCAGCACCTCCAGGAAGCCCCGGAGGCGATCAATGAGGCGCTCAATCATGACGGTGACATTGCCGCGATGGCGCATCTCGTCGCCCCCGCGCGCGACGTCCTCTATCTCGGCCGCGGTCCTGATTATCCGCTCGCACTCGAAGGCGCGCTCAAGCTCAAGGAAATCAGCTATATCCACGCCGAAGGCTATGCCGCGGGCGAAATGAAGCATGGGCCCATTGCTTTGATCGACGATGAAGTGCCGGTCATCGTCCTGGCGCCCTCGGGTCCGCTGTTCGAAAAGACCGTCAGCAACATGCAGGAAGTGCGCGCGCGCGGCGGCAAGATCATCTTCATTTCCGACGCCAAGGGGCTGGAAGAAGCCGGTGATGGCTGCGTCGCCACCATCGAAATGCCGACCGCCCATCCGCTGATCCAGCCGATCGTCTATGCCGTGCCGGTGCAGCTGCTCGCCTATCATGTCGCGGTGCTGAAGGGCACCGACGTCGACCAGCCCCGCAACTTGGCGAAATCGGTGACGGTGGAGTGA
- the glmU gene encoding bifunctional UDP-N-acetylglucosamine diphosphorylase/glucosamine-1-phosphate N-acetyltransferase GlmU produces MTDSAPIAAIVLAAGIGSRMKSRLHKVLHPIAGKTMIDHLLDSVDELQPAQTVVVVGKWREQIEGALSGRDCAFAVQDEQLGTGHAVQQAQSALEGHDGPVLLLFGDVPMVAPETMRRLVRRLEQEDDPGIVVLAFEPEDMKAYGRVILGEGEQIAHMVEHKDATDEQRACRLCNSGMMAVKGSDLFGWLAKVSNDNKAGEYYLPDIVMIAMEEGRRPVAIGANEAEVTGINSRAELAAAEAQYQRLARMDAMAAGVTLHAPDTVFFSYDTDLANDVVVEPHVVFGPGVKVSEGSRIRAFSHLEGCRIGPDCEVGPYARLRPGAVLEDGAKVGNFVEMKKSTLGKGAKANHLTYLGDASVGAGANIGAGTITCNYDGFNKSQTSIGEGAFIGSNSSLVAPVTIGAGAIVGAGSVVTKDVAPDAIGIARGDQKEFPGKAASFRTRAKAKKEGK; encoded by the coding sequence ATGACTGATTCCGCTCCCATTGCCGCCATCGTGCTGGCCGCCGGTATCGGCAGCCGCATGAAATCGCGCCTGCACAAGGTGCTCCACCCGATCGCCGGCAAAACGATGATCGATCACTTGCTCGACAGTGTCGATGAGCTGCAGCCCGCGCAGACGGTTGTCGTCGTAGGCAAGTGGCGCGAACAGATTGAAGGTGCGCTGTCGGGCCGCGATTGCGCCTTTGCGGTGCAGGACGAACAATTGGGCACCGGTCATGCCGTCCAGCAGGCACAAAGCGCGCTCGAAGGGCATGATGGCCCCGTGCTGCTCCTGTTCGGGGACGTGCCGATGGTGGCGCCCGAAACCATGCGGCGCCTTGTGCGCAGGCTGGAGCAGGAAGACGATCCGGGCATCGTCGTGCTGGCCTTCGAACCCGAAGACATGAAGGCCTATGGCCGCGTCATCTTGGGTGAGGGCGAGCAGATCGCGCACATGGTCGAACATAAGGATGCGACCGATGAACAGCGCGCCTGTCGCCTGTGCAATTCGGGCATGATGGCGGTGAAGGGCAGCGACCTGTTCGGCTGGCTCGCCAAGGTCTCCAACGACAATAAGGCCGGCGAATATTATCTGCCCGATATCGTGATGATCGCGATGGAGGAAGGTCGCCGCCCGGTCGCGATCGGCGCCAACGAAGCCGAAGTGACCGGCATCAACAGCCGCGCCGAACTGGCCGCCGCCGAAGCGCAATATCAGCGGTTGGCGCGGATGGACGCGATGGCCGCCGGCGTCACGCTGCACGCGCCCGACACGGTCTTCTTCAGCTATGATACCGATCTCGCCAATGACGTGGTGGTCGAACCGCATGTCGTCTTCGGCCCCGGCGTCAAGGTGAGCGAAGGAAGTCGCATCCGTGCCTTTTCGCACCTCGAAGGCTGCCGCATAGGCCCTGACTGCGAAGTCGGTCCTTATGCGCGCCTGCGCCCCGGCGCGGTGCTTGAAGACGGCGCCAAGGTCGGCAATTTCGTGGAGATGAAGAAATCCACGCTGGGCAAGGGCGCAAAGGCCAACCACCTGACCTATCTGGGCGATGCCAGCGTGGGCGCCGGTGCCAATATCGGCGCGGGCACCATCACCTGCAATTATGACGGCTTCAACAAGTCGCAGACGTCGATCGGCGAGGGCGCTTTCATCGGCTCCAACTCCTCGCTCGTCGCCCCCGTCACCATCGGCGCGGGCGCGATCGTCGGCGCCGGTAGCGTCGTTACCAAGGATGTCGCACCCGATGCCATCGGCATTGCGCGTGGCGACCAGAAGGAATTTCCCGGCAAGGCCGCCAGTTTCAGGACGCGTGCCAAGGCCAAGAAGGAAGGTAAGTAA
- the phaR gene encoding polyhydroxyalkanoate synthesis repressor PhaR, whose amino-acid sequence MAGPKVVIKKYANRRLYDTESSAYITLDTLSKMIRDGRDVEVIDAKSGEDITHQVMTQIIVDEEAGGANMLPVNFLKQLIGLYGGQMQNAVPNYLEAAMDAFQKQQKVMMGGAFDPTMFADMAKKNMEMFGSAAQAFSGGSGAAKADDSDEVAKLKAELAALKDKVDKL is encoded by the coding sequence ATGGCCGGACCCAAGGTCGTCATCAAGAAATATGCAAATCGCCGTCTCTACGACACCGAAAGTTCGGCCTACATCACGCTCGACACACTCTCGAAGATGATCCGCGACGGGCGTGACGTCGAAGTGATCGACGCAAAATCGGGCGAGGATATCACGCATCAGGTGATGACCCAGATCATCGTCGATGAAGAAGCCGGCGGCGCCAACATGCTGCCGGTCAACTTTCTCAAGCAGCTCATCGGCCTTTATGGCGGCCAGATGCAGAACGCGGTGCCCAACTATCTGGAAGCCGCGATGGACGCCTTCCAGAAACAGCAAAAGGTAATGATGGGCGGCGCTTTCGATCCCACCATGTTCGCCGACATGGCCAAGAAGAATATGGAAATGTTCGGGTCCGCCGCGCAGGCTTTCAGCGGGGGCAGCGGCGCGGCCAAGGCCGATGACAGCGATGAAGTCGCCAAGCTCAAGGCCGAACTCGCGGCGCTCAAGGACAAGGTCGACAAGCTCTAG
- a CDS encoding BufA1 family periplasmic bufferin-type metallophore, whose amino-acid sequence MKKTIPALAAASALLAACSAEAPTETAAETNVTDGAEVMEAAAEGDKVKCFGIALAGKNDCAAGPGTSCAGTSTVDYQGNAWTYVEGGETACNAEGGTLTEQDNNDQGLPA is encoded by the coding sequence ATGAAGAAGACCATTCCGGCACTTGCCGCAGCCTCAGCCTTGCTCGCCGCCTGTAGCGCCGAAGCACCCACCGAAACCGCCGCCGAAACCAACGTCACCGACGGCGCCGAAGTGATGGAAGCCGCCGCCGAAGGCGACAAGGTGAAATGCTTCGGCATCGCGCTCGCGGGCAAGAATGATTGCGCCGCCGGACCCGGCACCAGCTGCGCCGGCACATCCACCGTCGACTATCAGGGCAATGCCTGGACCTATGTCGAAGGCGGCGAAACAGCCTGCAACGCCGAAGGCGGGACCCTGACCGAGCAGGACAATAACGACCAGGGTCTCCCGGCTTAA
- a CDS encoding BufA1 family periplasmic bufferin-type metallophore: MKNIAAITAASALVALSTIAATPAAADHHGQKAAKEKCYGVAKAGKNDCAAGPGTSCAGTSKVDYQGNAWKYVDGNACEKMGGSLTPKKGNAKPVPQQG, encoded by the coding sequence ATGAAGAATATCGCCGCCATCACCGCCGCTTCGGCGCTTGTCGCCCTTTCCACCATTGCCGCCACTCCGGCCGCTGCCGATCATCACGGCCAGAAAGCCGCCAAGGAAAAATGCTATGGCGTCGCCAAGGCCGGCAAGAATGATTGTGCGGCCGGACCCGGCACCAGCTGCGCCGGCACCTCCAAGGTCGATTATCAGGGCAATGCCTGGAAATATGTCGACGGCAATGCATGCGAGAAGATGGGTGGTTCGCTCACCCCCAAGAAGGGCAATGCCAAGCCCGTTCCGCAGCAAGGCTGA